The Prevotella melaninogenica nucleotide sequence CCTGATAGTGGATTGTAAATGTAAATACAGCCATCTTCACCGATAACAATCTTAGACACGATACCTTCATATCTGCCAGGCTGAACACCTGTCCAGCCTTTCTTAACCCAAGACTTGCTTGAGCGATACAGGTTTTCAATCAGCTTACCTTTAGGAGTGTCCTTTATTATCTGAGCGGAAGCTGTAAGGCTCAGTACTAAAGCACAAATTGAGAATAAAGTTCTTTTCATAACTGTTACTTTTGATTAAATGAATTGTTTTGTTTGTCCTTGTTTTAGAAATCATAGCCAATACCTATGGTACAGTAGCTACTTCCTGCGTCTGCTGTCTTCAGATTATATGCTCCGTTCAGACGTAAGCCATGGTACTTGAAGCCTGCACCCATAGTGACATGGCTGAGGTCGTGGTCACCATACTCATAGCCTGCACGTACTGATACCATCTTGTTATAGGTGTATTCAAGTCCGCCACCAAGCATAAAGAGCTTTGCCTCTGTAGGTTGGAAGAAGTAACGAGAAGACAAGGCAGCAGCAACTTGATGCTTCTCTGCTACCTCTACAGACAGCGCACCACCTACAGCAAGATAGGTTGGGAGTGTCGTCTTGTGCTTGTTGCCATAGTCGAGTTGAGGACCAATAGCGCCCACCTTCGCATCGAGTATGAGGTTGGCTGGTTTGTTGGCAAGGGTCAACTCGTTGTTTTGATAGGCTCCACCCACGCTGAAAGCAGCACCTGTAGCATTCTTAGAGAGATGACTATAGATAAGACTTCCTGTTGCGTAGGCAGCGAATCCCTTACCTAAGAAATAGGTATAACCCAAGTCGAGGGTCCAGTTATAAGGTTGATAGTCCTTGGTCGGATTACCCGATATGTCGTAGCCCTTCAGCTTCAAGCCTCCAGCATAGCGGAAACCAGCGAAGACAGCATGACGCTTAGCCAACTTATAGCCAGCAGATAGAGTGTAAATACCGAAGGTTCCATCGGCACCCTCTGCCTTTTCAAAGAGAGAGGCAGATGCATCTGCGGTGAACTTCTTATCAGTTGCGAAGAAAGCAGCAGGATTATTGTATAGATACATACCCTCAGCAGCAGCCGAAGCATTACCCATAGCGGCTGTTCGGGCATCGGTATTCGCTGTTAATATCGAGAGATCTTGTCCCTGAGCATTAGCCTGCGTAGCACCGAGAAGTGCTGCGCAAGCTATGAGAATGATATGTTTTGTATTCATACTTGTTGTGTTTATCGTTTAATGAACATCTGGGTATGGTTGCCCTTACTGGTATATACGGTCAGTTTATACGTTCCAGGATTTAGTTTAGAAAGGTCAAGTGTGGCTACGTTGTTCTTGTCTGGAGTCACAGTAGCCTTTATCAGACGCTCACCTACAGTAGAACTGATAACGAGTTCAGCCTGTTTCACCTCTGGATTGAGTAGGGCATGGATGTCTCTTTGTACTGGAATAGGATAAACGGCATAGACAGGAGCCGACTTCTTTTCAACAACTCGTACTTGGAAAGAGCCATCAGAAGATGTCTCACGACCGTCTGTAGCAGCGATGCTGATACGTGTAACACCCTTTGCCATTCCCTTCAATTGAAGGTTGTCATTGTGGATAGTAGCTGCAGCGATACTACCATTGGCAGCTGTGGCTTTGTAAGTAAGCTGAGTATTGCTACTATGTGTGTAATGACCAGTCAATGGAATCGTTACTACTCCCTCGTCCAATCCAATGATATAGTTCTCGAAAGGCTTTGTTAGCTGTGGTGGAATGTACTTCACAATCTTAAATGTAAAACTCTTTTCAGCCTTTGCTCCTAAGTCATCAGAGAGTACAAAGGTACAAGTATAACTACCTGCTTCAAGCACAGGGACGAGGTTGACGGTCACTGTATTACCTTTCACAGTGTAGGAAACGCCCTTTGTCTCACCCGTAGCTTTGATGTCCCAATTGTGACCATCAGGGTCAGCAACGTTGAAAGAGAATGATTTACGATCGTTCTCCATGACCTCTATTGCCTCTGTTGGGAAGTTAGTAGCCTCTGGAGCATGGTTGAGTCGGGTCGTACACTTCTGAATCATAGGTTCAGAAAGGTTGCCCCAACGGTCAACTGCCACTACGGCAACACTGTAAGTGGTGTTGTCCTTCAAGTCATCAAAGTCATACTTAAGTGTCTCACCTAAGCTATGACCCATACCATTGATTTCTCTGTAGGACATATCCTTGAGCCTATCAGCTGTCAATTCGCCCTGAGTAATGTAGAGGCGATAGAAGGCTGCGGTCTTATCTTCGTCCTTAGCGATGCTCCACTCCGCATTGATGTCTACGAAGTCAGGCTTGAGCGTAAGGGTTCCTACCTTCTCTGGGGCAATCTTTGTGTCTGATTCAAAGGCTGCTTCGGCATCAATATAACCCTTACCTAACTTACCTTTGTAGGTTGGGTTTTGCTCATCGATGTTGTAAGGGCGATAAGCAGTAATCAAACGTGACTTTAGTTCTTCATTCGTAAAGCCCTGACGACCAAAGTAAGAGGCGATGAGTGCTGCGATACCTGACACGTGTGGGCATGCCATTGATGTTCCTTGGAAGTAAGCATAACCTGATGCAACCTTCTTCTTTGGTACTGTACTCAATACGCCAGCCTCTGTTCCGAAGCGGTCTTGATCACCACCTGGAGCGGTAATGGTCACCCATTTTGCGTAATTACTATAACTTGCCTTACTGAAGTCCCATGCCATTGCTGCGACAGAGACCGTCGGAGCATAGCAAGCAGGGTAAGCAGAGAACTCTTTGTTCTCATTACCAGCAGCGAACATAACCACACCACCCTTCATTGGAGAGTCTGGACGCTGGTTGCCGTTAGCATCACAACCAGCCATCTTGATGAAGTAGTCCACTGCTTCTTTCAGCAACTGAGGCATAGAGGTGACACCTGCAGTAGAGGAATATCCCCATGAGTTCTGACAGATAACAGCCCCGTTGTCAGCTGCATACTTAATGGCAGCAGCCGCATCACCCTGCTCGTCTTTGTTTCTAAATATCTGACAACTCAACAAGCGTACACCACTATCTGGCGAACCATCGCCACCTGCGATACCAGCCACACCCTTTCCGTTGTTGTTGCGAGCAGCAACAGTACCTGCAACGTGGGTTCCGTGTCCGCCATCATCGGGTTCGATAGTACCGCCAACAACGTCTTTAGCTGTTACAAAGTTGTAACCATAGATATCATCAACAAAGCCATTGCCGTCATCATCGACGTTAGGTTGACCGTTCTTCTCCTTTTCGTTGACATAAAGATTGTCTTTCAAGTCCTCGTGGGTGATGTCAATACCACCATCGACAACGGCTACAATAACGTTTTTCTTACCTGTTGTGTACTTTTCCCAAACAGGTTTAACATTACAGTCAGCCCCTTTTACTGCACGTGGATTTATAGTACCGTTGTTGTAGTAATGCCACTGTTTCGCAAGAAGAGGGTCGTCAAAGTTGCTTCCTGTACCCTGCATGCTTGCTTCAGGAGCGCTATAAGGAGTCATCTTAACCGTTGGTCTTGCCATTGGTAGTACTCGTTCAGCACATTCAACACCTTCAGCTTTCTTGAATTGGTCTAAGACAGCAGCCACATCTTTGCTCTTATCAAAATAGATTGTGTACCAACGGTCGAGTCCTTCAGCTACGGTTCGTGCTTCATAGATACCTGCCGGCTTAAATACTCTTTCCATTTTATAAGCCCCAGAGTACTGCATAGCAGAGGTCATAGCCGATGGTACGCTCTGCATCTCCACACTACCACTACGCGTTGCAGGTATAGCTTGGTTTGTACCCTTTGCCAACTTCACGTTAATACAGCCTTTTATGGCAAAAAGGTCTTTGTCAATATTGACAGAGCGTGTGTTAGAAACGCTTGCATCTGAGTCCAAGCTGTCCTGGCATGAGGTGGTAACCATCATGCCAGAGAGCGCACACGCACATAGATATATAATCGATTTTCTCATCAATGTTCCTTTATTTTATTTCTTTGGATTGTATTGTTTGAGCATACGTTCTACCTTTGCCAGACGCTGTTCTTTACTTCCTGCAAAGACAGTTGGCTTGTATAGAACAGTAATTTGCATGACAGCCTTACCATTATTGACGTCAGCATATTCTCCACCTGAGATTGCTAAGGTCAGATAGTCAGAACGACGCGCATAGACATGATGCTTACCATTGTAGCCAACGAACTCAAAGTTGTTTGCAGTAAGCAGTTTGTCAAACTCATGGGTTACGAACCATTCATTACCATACTGCCATATTCCTAAGTTTGGTTGGCTGTAGAATAAACTGTATTGCTCAACGCTTCCAGCCTTCTCTTGTGGTACAGCGGCATCATTATGAAGATAGAAGAAGTAAGTACGAGCAATCAATGTAGGGTCATTTGTCTTGTAGAGAATAGCTTCAACCTCATTACTCTTAGACATTTGTCGCTTCATTTCCTCACTGTTCTTACTTGTCTCATAAGCTTCGACATCACTGATTTTCTTGTCAGTTTTGTTCAAAAGGTCAATGGGACCAAGGTCAAGACTACTAAAGGTAGGGTAGCTACGGTCTTGTGTGTGCATCTGATAGAAGAATAACACAACGCTATTATTCTCCTCTCTAATGTCTACATCCATCGTGAAAGCTTCCTTTATATTGACGTAATGATTCGTGTCTTTCTCGTCCCTTGTATATCCGTTGGCTCTCATAAACTCTTGGAAAGCCTGCGACTTCACAGCGTTAACACCCTCTCTTGTCAGTGAACGTGTGTAGATACGCGTTGGAACAGAATACTTTGTATCGTGTACATAGACCACATCCTTGAACAAAGGCGATGGGGTCTTGAAGAAGTAACTCTCTTCAAAGATACCGTTTACCTCGTCAGGACCGCCATATTCCGTCAAGAAACTACCACGACGATACTCAAAGTCCATCATCTTATGCAGACTATAAGGGTTACCTGGGTTACAAGCCAAGATAAAAGTAGCAACGCCCGGCTGCTTAACAACCACCTCGTGGTTCTTTCCAGCAAAGGCGATTGTCAGTTTTGTGGTTCTTTCCGTAGTGCCATAATTAGGCTT carries:
- a CDS encoding PorV/PorQ family protein; translation: MNTKHIILIACAALLGATQANAQGQDLSILTANTDARTAAMGNASAAAEGMYLYNNPAAFFATDKKFTADASASLFEKAEGADGTFGIYTLSAGYKLAKRHAVFAGFRYAGGLKLKGYDISGNPTKDYQPYNWTLDLGYTYFLGKGFAAYATGSLIYSHLSKNATGAAFSVGGAYQNNELTLANKPANLILDAKVGAIGPQLDYGNKHKTTLPTYLAVGGALSVEVAEKHQVAAALSSRYFFQPTEAKLFMLGGGLEYTYNKMVSVRAGYEYGDHDLSHVTMGAGFKYHGLRLNGAYNLKTADAGSSYCTIGIGYDF
- a CDS encoding BACON domain-containing protein, with the translated sequence MRIINIHKLLQFSLLCLLLGIAVGCAENDSFDQPYLNVSEKEISFSNQIGEKTITVNTNCKEWMATTPKAWVHLTQSGNEISVHLDPNTTGMERSSYILVDGGLAVQKIMVNQSAADITLNLNNGEVILPQAGGTTTVDLKLDATSYDLTQNEQPEWMQVIKKKHGLKFISKPNYGTTERTTKLTIAFAGKNHEVVVKQPGVATFILACNPGNPYSLHKMMDFEYRRGSFLTEYGGPDEVNGIFEESYFFKTPSPLFKDVVYVHDTKYSVPTRIYTRSLTREGVNAVKSQAFQEFMRANGYTRDEKDTNHYVNIKEAFTMDVDIREENNSVVLFFYQMHTQDRSYPTFSSLDLGPIDLLNKTDKKISDVEAYETSKNSEEMKRQMSKSNEVEAILYKTNDPTLIARTYFFYLHNDAAVPQEKAGSVEQYSLFYSQPNLGIWQYGNEWFVTHEFDKLLTANNFEFVGYNGKHHVYARRSDYLTLAISGGEYADVNNGKAVMQITVLYKPTVFAGSKEQRLAKVERMLKQYNPKK
- a CDS encoding S8 family serine peptidase, with translation MRKSIIYLCACALSGMMVTTSCQDSLDSDASVSNTRSVNIDKDLFAIKGCINVKLAKGTNQAIPATRSGSVEMQSVPSAMTSAMQYSGAYKMERVFKPAGIYEARTVAEGLDRWYTIYFDKSKDVAAVLDQFKKAEGVECAERVLPMARPTVKMTPYSAPEASMQGTGSNFDDPLLAKQWHYYNNGTINPRAVKGADCNVKPVWEKYTTGKKNVIVAVVDGGIDITHEDLKDNLYVNEKEKNGQPNVDDDGNGFVDDIYGYNFVTAKDVVGGTIEPDDGGHGTHVAGTVAARNNNGKGVAGIAGGDGSPDSGVRLLSCQIFRNKDEQGDAAAAIKYAADNGAVICQNSWGYSSTAGVTSMPQLLKEAVDYFIKMAGCDANGNQRPDSPMKGGVVMFAAGNENKEFSAYPACYAPTVSVAAMAWDFSKASYSNYAKWVTITAPGGDQDRFGTEAGVLSTVPKKKVASGYAYFQGTSMACPHVSGIAALIASYFGRQGFTNEELKSRLITAYRPYNIDEQNPTYKGKLGKGYIDAEAAFESDTKIAPEKVGTLTLKPDFVDINAEWSIAKDEDKTAAFYRLYITQGELTADRLKDMSYREINGMGHSLGETLKYDFDDLKDNTTYSVAVVAVDRWGNLSEPMIQKCTTRLNHAPEATNFPTEAIEVMENDRKSFSFNVADPDGHNWDIKATGETKGVSYTVKGNTVTVNLVPVLEAGSYTCTFVLSDDLGAKAEKSFTFKIVKYIPPQLTKPFENYIIGLDEGVVTIPLTGHYTHSSNTQLTYKATAANGSIAAATIHNDNLQLKGMAKGVTRISIAATDGRETSSDGSFQVRVVEKKSAPVYAVYPIPVQRDIHALLNPEVKQAELVISSTVGERLIKATVTPDKNNVATLDLSKLNPGTYKLTVYTSKGNHTQMFIKR